The genomic DNA CCTTGAGTTTGCTCACGCGCCGAACCCGGCAGCCGCAGAGTTTGTTTTTCATGCGACTCAGGAAGCCGTTGCCGCAGTTCGGCTGGCAGTTGGCGGTCGGGCACGTGTTGCATTGAATCCCCGCGCACTCACTGCATTCACTCAAGCCACAGCCGCCGCAGGCTGGTGTGTGGCAGTCGGAATCGCAGGCGTCGAAGCCGCAAAGTTTTCCAAGACAGCTTCCGCATTTGGGAAGCTGCACGGGAGGAATGCAGACGTACTCCGATTCCACATCGAAACACGTGTGCTTTTCCTTGACCGTCTTGCATTCGGGACGGCACACCAGCATACAGGCCGGCGCACCACAGCCGCGGGAGCAGCAATCGGGCTTACGACAGCCGAGAAAATCGAATCCCGCCACGACGGCGGGGGAAGTCACGGTTGAAATCGCAGTGATCGCGATCAGCGGAAGTATGATTCTCATCGGAAGTCGGCTCCGAGTGTTGGGTAGAGGAACAATGCAGACGCGTGCATCTCGACGTGTCAGTGCGGTGTCTCGCACCGGGAGGACAGGTGTCCGGTCGTTCTCAAAATTCAACGGCGAACCGGGTACCGGCGATCAGGTAGTCACCGCCAGTGAATCCCGCCACGTTGCGGTTATCAATCTGCCCGTAGATCAGGTTGAACTGCACCTTGGAGTACGGAGTCCAGAACCAATTGAGTGCCAGTGTGCCGGATTCTCCGACGCCACCGAGGATGTCGGCATCGGTCACGTCCAGGTACGAATACCGTGCCGCGATGTTCCAGGCACCCCAGCCGTGGCCCCGGCAGCCATCGCACTTGTCGACCAGGAAAAAGTTTTCGAACGGCTTGACGCGGCCGATGGTGCCCGATGTGCGTTCATAAGGGATGTGTTCGCCGGTCAGAAAGTACGAAACGTAGAAGTATCCGCCGTGGAACTGCACGTCCGAGAAGCCGTCTCTTTGAACAAAGTTGTGCTGGTATTCGCCGACAACCTGCAGCGGACCGACGTTGAAGATTGATTCCAGTCCCAGAACTTCGTACCAGTGGGCTCCCGCGATGCGTCCCGTGTCCAGCCACCTCGAATCGCTGCGAGCTTCCGGCCGAGTTCGAAACCGGGATTCGTTGGAATTCGACATAGCCGCGGTCACATCGCCATCGGGCTTCGCAGCCATGCCGGAGATCGCCAGATGAAAGTAGCCACGCCCGTCGGACGCTTCGTCATACCACGGACTGGTCGCCAGTCGTCCGTTCAGACTCATTTGACGTGAGTCGCCGATCACGCGGCCGTCGGTTGTTATGTTTTCCAGGTAGTAGGCACCGTATCGCCAGTGGATGCTTTCATCGTCGGTGTGGCCGTACATGCAGATCCCGGGACGGCGAGCGTCTTCGTTGAATGCTTCCACCACAAACGGCCGTTCCAGAAACACGTTGTTTCTGCTGCTGTTCAGATGATCGAGTCCCAGTGGCCGTTTCTGGTTGCCGATCAGCAGTTCCTGGTTGTTCGGCAGGTTTTTGAAGCCGAAGTAAACGTCCTTGAACTCCGGAGTCTGCGGATTGTTGAAGTCGATCTGCGTCCGCCAAAGCATCGTTTCCAGAATATCGCCGCCCATTTCCAGACGGACACGTCGAAACGCAAAGCGGTCTTCCGGATCCGTACCGAAGTTCGCCTGAGCGGGGTCCGGATGTTCGAAGAAACCGATGGCGGGATCCTGGTTCAGGAAATCCCAGAAGTCCGCGTGGATTCGGCCGTTGAGCTTGAACGTTGGCTTTTTTGCGGCGTCGGCTTTGGCCTTCTTTTCGGCTTCGTCGAATTTCGTCCAGGCCGTGTCGAGTTTTTCCCAGCCCTCTTCCAGCTTCTTCAGGCGGTCCTCGAACTCGTCTTCGGGTTTCTTATCCGCTTCTTCTTCGGCGTCTTTTTTCGCATCTGCGGACTCGTCGTCGTCTTTAACTTCGTCGGCAAACGATGCGGTTTCAAAGCGCGGGGGTGCCAGGTTCTGAGCTTCCAGTTCCTGAATCCGCATCTCCGCGGCCTGAAGGCGTCGCAGCAGAGTGTCGAAGTCGTCCTGTGCGAGGACACTCACGGAACCGCCTGTCGCAGCGGCGGCAAATACGCATACCGACAATACGAGTCGCATCCGGAACACAGTGCAACCTTCCCTGGCTGTGTAGTCCAAACTCGGCGCGGTCCAACTCCATGGCCGCTTTTGTTAATGCCTTTGCTACTTTCGGATCTTGTCGTGACCGGCTAGCGACTTCGTCGGTCGCGGCCGCTGATCTTAACAATCGAAATCGACCTGGAGCGGAAGTACCGAATTTTGCACTCGCAACGACTGCGCCGGATAAGCACGCCGTCACGGATATTCCGGCACTCAGACGTCACCAGGCTCGCCAGGACGTCGTCAGGATGACTTATCAGAGATGACTTAATCGTTACGATCGTTACCTTTCATTGACGACCGATACGGTACGGAAGTCGGCTTTCCCGCTGATGTCATCCTGGTGCCATCGCACCGTGATCACCGGGGATATATCCAGGTCGGGAAGTGTGCGGAAGACATCGTCTTTCGCAATGGTTGGCACCGTTCCTTCAGAAGGCCAGACGTCAACATGCCCGCCGGCAACAAGTTTCGGCATCAGTCCTATCCGACTCAACCGATACAGCAGCCTGTCATCCGCAGCGTCACAGCGGAACAGGCGCGAGGAGCCGGCTTCGAACGGTTGCACACGCAGTTTGCCGTGCGGGATGTTCTGATTGTCCATGGAACCTTCATGGGGGACGATCCGTTTGGCGTTGCTGACATGCTCCGAACGCTGGCAGGCAACACTCCGGCCTTTGCTGCGGCACTGGACGGTGTCGCGGCCGGCATTCAGGCTCGCATGAAGCCGCTGGCCGACTCTGTGGCAGGGGACGTCGGCAACTACACGCAGCAGTTCGCAGACAAGTTTCGCGAAATCACCGGTGGCGACCCGGCTGTCGAATTGCTGAAACCGACATGGTCCGGACAGAATCACCATCTTGCCCGAGCGGACCTGGCGGTCAGGCTGTTGTGCCGCCTGACGGAACTCGCGCCGACGCCCGATCAGCGAATTCTGCTGTGGGGGCATTCTCACGCCGGAAACGCGTTCGCCATTCTGAGCAATCTGCTGGCGAACGATCGGGAATCCGTCGCCGCGTTTTTTGAGGCCGTCTCAGACCAGCCAGGGGATTCCTGGAAGGTGGCTCAGCAGGAGCTGGCCGCGGCTCCCAGCCCGCATCCTCTGGCCAATTCCGTCATTATCGCCGCTTTTGGAACTCCCGTTCGATATGGCTGGGATACAACGGGCTTTCGGCACCTGACCCACTTTCTTCATCATCGAGTCTTCGACGAAAACAATCCGTTCATCTCAAAGCCGCTGTTTCCGCCTCACAGCCTGCCGGACACGCTGACGGCTCGCTACGGTGACTGGGTGCAGTCATTTGGGATCGCCGGAACGGACGTCGCGACTCCCGTGTCGATCGGCGTCAATCAGCGGCTGCAGACCATTCTGGAATCCGGACTTGCGGAGCCCGTTCATGAACTCGACACGCGGTTCCTGACACCGAAGAGAATCCGCGACGCGTGTGCGCGCTGGAAGACTGGGACTCGCTGTCACGCCGACGGCCGCAATCTGCTGCTGAGCTACGAACCATGCGGTCGAAAGTCAGTGACCGGCTACCCGATCGAACAGGCACTGCTCGGCCACGGTGTTGCGACGACGCTCGACTGGCTGCCGACGCACCTGGCGCTGCTGTTGGAAGTGCTGGAACAGGACGGCGCTGATCGTCGCCGCGACGCGTGATCGTCCTGCAGGATGGCCTGGAGAATCGAAGTGTCAGGCCTCGTCGCGTCACTTCGTACGCACAGCAGCCCTGCCTTCAACGAAAAAAACCTGCAGGCGAATCGAGTCGCCGGCAGGTTTTCGCAATTTGTCACTGAGCAGGATTCGGCGAGGTCGGCCAATCCTGAAGGCGTCGAATGGAAGAGGATTCCGGGTTCGATCACCTTCAGGATTCGGCCC from Planctomycetaceae bacterium includes the following:
- a CDS encoding porin, which translates into the protein MSVLAQDDFDTLLRRLQAAEMRIQELEAQNLAPPRFETASFADEVKDDDESADAKKDAEEEADKKPEDEFEDRLKKLEEGWEKLDTAWTKFDEAEKKAKADAAKKPTFKLNGRIHADFWDFLNQDPAIGFFEHPDPAQANFGTDPEDRFAFRRVRLEMGGDILETMLWRTQIDFNNPQTPEFKDVYFGFKNLPNNQELLIGNQKRPLGLDHLNSSRNNVFLERPFVVEAFNEDARRPGICMYGHTDDESIHWRYGAYYLENITTDGRVIGDSRQMSLNGRLATSPWYDEASDGRGYFHLAISGMAAKPDGDVTAAMSNSNESRFRTRPEARSDSRWLDTGRIAGAHWYEVLGLESIFNVGPLQVVGEYQHNFVQRDGFSDVQFHGGYFYVSYFLTGEHIPYERTSGTIGRVKPFENFFLVDKCDGCRGHGWGAWNIAARYSYLDVTDADILGGVGESGTLALNWFWTPYSKVQFNLIYGQIDNRNVAGFTGGDYLIAGTRFAVEF